One window from the genome of Pseudoalteromonas aliena SW19 encodes:
- a CDS encoding HopJ type III effector protein: MTLNNYLKALAENPKSIQFTDTMAVIEANYNFTACGFNNHGLLSAASENNGSCKIFAFAKLNDLSKQNTLDCFGKFYRDDVLQNPKGDDHMNIRTFMLAPEATPFLGITFEGKPLKEK, from the coding sequence AGCACTTGCTGAAAATCCAAAAAGCATTCAATTTACCGATACAATGGCTGTGATTGAAGCGAATTACAATTTTACCGCATGTGGCTTCAATAACCATGGATTACTTAGCGCTGCGAGTGAGAACAACGGTTCGTGTAAAATTTTTGCATTTGCTAAATTAAACGATTTAAGTAAACAAAATACCTTAGATTGCTTTGGTAAGTTTTACCGAGACGACGTGCTGCAAAACCCTAAAGGGGACGATCACATGAACATTCGCACCTTTATGTTAGCACCAGAGGCAACACCTTTTTTAGGTATTACCTTTGAAGGCAAGCCACTAAA